In Salinisphaera sp. LB1, one genomic interval encodes:
- a CDS encoding NAD+ synthase — protein MSDSSLRVAMAQLNVWVGDIDGNARQIIQAAEAARDRDGADILVTPELALLGYPPDDLLLRRGLPSAIDAAIERLTRELSGITVVIGYPEYVDDAIYNAAVVVRDGQRIGNYRKQCLPNYGVFDDRRHYEPGDTACVFELAGHRVGVTICEDLWEEGPTAQAAAAGADILVNLNASPFHVDKQSEREALLARRAQTNGLAICYINSVGGQDELVFDGRSCAVDAQGGIIARAPAFEAGVFGVDWSPANASGEIAELPSPEALIYDALVRATRDYVDRNGFPGALIGSSGGIDSALALAVAADALGGDRVWAVSMPSRYTADISNVDAADQAERMGARYDEVPIEKGFAALLETLGPIFGDRAADTAEENLQSRIRGALLMSMSNKFGHVVLATGNKSEMAVGYATLYGDMCGGFAPLKDVYKTWVYRLAKFRNTRGEVIPARVITRPPSAELRDDQADTDTLPEYDVLDPIIEAYVEDGASIEDIVARGFAEDDVRQAAGLIRRNEYKRRQAAPGPKVTHRAFGRDRRYPITAVYGDL, from the coding sequence ATGAGCGATTCTTCGCTACGCGTGGCCATGGCCCAGCTCAACGTATGGGTCGGGGACATCGACGGCAATGCCCGCCAGATCATTCAGGCTGCCGAGGCCGCGCGCGATCGCGACGGGGCGGATATCTTGGTCACGCCCGAGCTGGCGCTGCTGGGTTACCCGCCGGACGATCTGCTGCTGCGCCGCGGGTTGCCGTCGGCGATCGATGCGGCGATCGAGCGGCTGACGCGTGAGCTTTCGGGCATCACCGTCGTAATCGGTTATCCCGAGTATGTGGACGATGCGATCTATAACGCCGCCGTCGTCGTTCGCGATGGCCAGCGCATCGGCAATTATCGTAAGCAGTGCCTGCCCAATTACGGTGTGTTCGACGATCGCCGTCACTACGAGCCGGGTGACACGGCCTGTGTGTTCGAGCTGGCCGGCCATCGGGTCGGCGTGACCATCTGCGAGGATCTCTGGGAAGAAGGTCCGACGGCACAAGCCGCAGCGGCCGGCGCCGACATTCTGGTCAATCTCAACGCCTCGCCATTTCATGTCGACAAACAGAGCGAACGCGAGGCGTTGCTGGCCCGACGGGCGCAGACCAACGGTCTGGCGATCTGCTATATCAACAGCGTGGGCGGTCAGGATGAACTGGTCTTCGACGGACGCTCCTGCGCGGTCGATGCCCAGGGGGGGATCATCGCGCGCGCGCCGGCCTTCGAGGCCGGCGTGTTCGGCGTCGATTGGTCGCCGGCCAACGCCAGCGGGGAGATCGCCGAGCTGCCGAGCCCGGAAGCCTTGATCTACGACGCGCTGGTGCGCGCGACGCGCGATTATGTCGATCGCAACGGTTTTCCCGGCGCATTGATCGGCTCCTCCGGCGGCATCGATTCGGCACTCGCGCTGGCCGTGGCCGCCGATGCGCTCGGTGGCGACCGGGTCTGGGCCGTGTCCATGCCGTCGCGCTATACCGCCGACATCAGCAATGTGGACGCCGCCGACCAGGCCGAGCGCATGGGCGCCCGCTACGACGAAGTGCCGATCGAGAAGGGGTTTGCCGCGCTGCTGGAAACGCTCGGCCCCATCTTCGGCGATCGCGCGGCCGATACCGCGGAGGAGAATCTGCAATCACGCATTCGCGGCGCCCTGTTGATGTCGATGTCGAACAAGTTCGGGCATGTCGTGCTCGCCACCGGCAACAAGTCGGAGATGGCGGTGGGCTATGCCACGCTATACGGCGACATGTGCGGCGGGTTCGCGCCGCTCAAGGATGTCTACAAGACCTGGGTCTATCGTCTGGCGAAATTCCGCAACACCCGCGGCGAAGTCATCCCGGCCCGCGTGATCACCCGTCCGCCCTCGGCCGAGCTGCGCGACGATCAGGCCGATACCGACACCCTGCCGGAATATGATGTGCTCGATCCGATCATCGAGGCCTACGTCGAGGACGGCGCCTCGATCGAGGATATCGTCGCGCGCGGCTTTGCCGAAGACGACGTGCGCCAGGCCGCCGGGTTGATCCGGCGTAATGAATACAAGCGCCGGCAGGCAGCCCCCGGGCCGAAGGTGACCCATCGCGCCTTCGGCCGTGACCGCCGCTATCCGATTACCGCGGTCTACGGCGACCTGTAG
- a CDS encoding outer membrane protein assembly factor BamD → MRKIVLALGVIVTLVMAGCASDKGIDETGYSKKPLTDRQGHKLKSADAKRLYKSARDFLMHGQPSQALPLYAEVSARFPFSKYAPQSELETVTAHYDAHDYEQAVDAADRFIKQHPRNPHIDYVYYMRGLSNYARNNPGLLGSNPDKRNVQYLKQAFNDFSLLLKNYPNSDYAKDAQLHMINIRNRVAAHDLHIAEYYYKRRAYVASSRRAAGIVKHYQGSDSVPRALEIMEQSYAKLNLPDLAEDTRAVLQVSYPNYLLHRKEFYRQQAGDKPDYKLPDMGAPPTVGKKSANGGGSSSQQDSDNG, encoded by the coding sequence ATGCGAAAAATCGTTCTCGCGCTGGGCGTGATCGTCACCTTGGTGATGGCCGGCTGCGCCTCCGACAAGGGGATCGACGAAACCGGTTACAGCAAGAAACCACTGACCGACCGCCAGGGGCACAAGCTCAAATCGGCGGACGCGAAGCGGCTCTACAAGTCGGCGCGCGATTTTCTCATGCACGGGCAGCCCAGCCAGGCGCTGCCATTGTACGCGGAGGTAAGCGCCCGGTTCCCGTTTTCCAAATATGCGCCGCAATCGGAGCTGGAAACGGTTACCGCGCACTACGACGCGCATGACTACGAGCAGGCCGTGGATGCCGCCGATCGCTTTATCAAGCAGCATCCGCGCAATCCGCATATCGACTATGTCTACTACATGCGCGGACTGTCGAACTATGCGCGCAACAATCCGGGCCTGCTGGGCTCGAATCCGGACAAGCGCAACGTGCAGTATCTCAAGCAGGCATTCAACGATTTCAGCCTGCTGCTGAAGAACTATCCGAACAGCGATTACGCCAAGGATGCGCAGCTACACATGATCAATATCCGCAATCGTGTCGCAGCGCACGACCTGCATATCGCGGAGTACTACTACAAACGCCGCGCCTACGTGGCCTCCAGCCGCCGCGCCGCGGGCATCGTCAAGCACTATCAGGGCTCGGACTCGGTGCCGCGCGCACTGGAGATCATGGAGCAATCCTACGCCAAGCTGAACCTGCCCGATCTGGCCGAGGACACCCGCGCCGTTCTGCAGGTCTCTTATCCGAACTACCTGCTCCATCGCAAGGAATTCTATCGCCAGCAGGCCGGCGACAAGCCGGACTATAAACTGCCGGACATGGGCGCCCCGCCGACCGTCGGCAAGAAATCGGCCAATGGCGGCGGCTCCTCTAGCCAGCAGGATAGCGATAACGGCTGA
- the rluD gene encoding 23S rRNA pseudouridine(1911/1915/1917) synthase RluD, translating into MNNHAADARIELTIPAEYAGTRLDKTLADLLPDYSRSRLKQWLTGGDLTVDGASPAPKTAVAGGEIVRLAVPDEPHDAEVAPERIALDIIHEDDAILVLNKPAGLVMHPGAGNRDGTLQNALVAHDASLAALPRAGIVHRLDKDTSGILVVAKTFAAHKQLVDDLAERTVKREYEAVAVGVMTAGGHVDAPIDRHPVDRKKMAVREAGREAVTHYRVITRYRAHTHIRCQLETGRTHQIRVHLAYARYPLLGDPVYGRRLSVPKESSDGFAEALRGFRRQALHAATLGLTHPATGEAMQWSAPRPADFERLLAALAADAAEHGQ; encoded by the coding sequence ATGAATAACCACGCGGCCGATGCGCGCATCGAGCTGACCATTCCCGCCGAATATGCCGGCACGCGCCTGGACAAGACGCTCGCCGACCTGTTGCCCGACTATTCGCGTTCGCGGCTCAAGCAGTGGCTGACCGGCGGTGACCTCACGGTCGACGGCGCCTCGCCCGCGCCCAAGACCGCCGTGGCCGGCGGCGAGATCGTGCGCCTCGCCGTGCCGGACGAGCCGCACGACGCCGAGGTGGCGCCGGAGCGCATTGCGCTCGACATCATCCACGAGGACGACGCGATCCTGGTGCTCAACAAGCCGGCCGGGCTGGTCATGCATCCGGGCGCCGGCAATCGCGACGGCACGCTGCAGAATGCCCTGGTCGCCCACGACGCGTCGTTAGCGGCGCTGCCGCGCGCCGGCATCGTGCACCGGCTGGATAAGGACACCTCCGGCATCCTCGTGGTGGCCAAGACCTTTGCCGCGCACAAGCAGCTGGTCGACGATCTGGCCGAGCGCACGGTCAAGCGTGAGTACGAAGCCGTGGCGGTGGGCGTGATGACGGCCGGCGGACATGTCGATGCGCCCATCGATCGCCACCCGGTGGATCGCAAGAAGATGGCCGTGCGCGAGGCCGGGCGGGAGGCGGTGACCCACTACCGCGTGATCACGCGCTACCGTGCACATACCCATATTCGTTGCCAGCTCGAGACCGGGCGCACGCACCAGATCCGCGTGCATCTGGCGTACGCTCGTTATCCGCTGCTGGGCGACCCGGTCTATGGCCGCCGGCTCAGCGTGCCCAAGGAATCCAGTGACGGGTTCGCCGAGGCGCTGCGCGGGTTCCGGCGTCAGGCCCTGCATGCGGCGACCCTGGGGCTGACCCACCCGGCAACCGGGGAGGCCATGCAATGGAGCGCGCCGCGGCCGGCCGATTTCGAGCGTCTGCTCGCCGCCCTGGCTGCGGACGCGGCGGAGCACGGCCAGTGA
- the pgeF gene encoding peptidoglycan editing factor PgeF — protein sequence MRDFLAADWPAPGHIRAGTTLRTGGASAPPFASLNLGAHTDDTARAVNDNRARLATALALPAEPSWLTQVHGTTVADLDAGHAGPADAAVTSRANRVPAVLTADCLPVVLCDTCGTCWAAAHAGWRGLAAGVLEATVAAMAAEPGDLLAWMGPAIGPEHFEVGADVREAFVSRHAESARMFTPKAKEGKYQADIYGLARLRLACAGVTRVFGGGLCTVAAPERFYSFRRDGATGRMATLIWSAR from the coding sequence ATGCGCGATTTCCTGGCTGCGGACTGGCCTGCCCCCGGCCATATCCGTGCCGGAACCACCTTGCGCACGGGCGGGGCGAGTGCCCCGCCATTCGCCAGCCTCAACCTCGGCGCGCATACCGACGATACCGCGCGCGCCGTGAATGACAATCGTGCGCGCCTGGCCACCGCACTTGCACTGCCGGCCGAGCCGTCCTGGCTGACACAGGTCCACGGCACGACGGTGGCCGACCTGGATGCCGGTCATGCCGGTCCGGCGGACGCCGCCGTAACGTCCCGCGCCAACCGCGTGCCGGCCGTGCTCACCGCCGACTGTCTGCCGGTGGTGCTATGTGATACATGCGGCACCTGTTGGGCCGCGGCGCATGCGGGGTGGCGTGGGTTGGCGGCGGGCGTGCTGGAAGCGACCGTTGCCGCGATGGCGGCTGAGCCGGGCGATCTGCTGGCCTGGATGGGCCCGGCGATTGGCCCGGAACACTTCGAAGTCGGTGCCGATGTCCGCGAGGCTTTTGTCTCGCGGCATGCCGAATCCGCGCGCATGTTTACGCCGAAGGCGAAAGAGGGTAAATATCAAGCTGATATTTATGGGCTGGCGCGATTGCGGCTTGCATGCGCGGGCGTCACACGCGTGTTCGGGGGCGGGCTGTGCACGGTGGCGGCGCCGGAGCGTTTCTATTCCTTCCGACGCGACGGCGCGACCGGTCGGATGGCGACGCTGATCTGGTCGGCCCGCTGA